A region of Vigna radiata var. radiata cultivar VC1973A chromosome 10, Vradiata_ver6, whole genome shotgun sequence DNA encodes the following proteins:
- the LOC106775088 gene encoding dof zinc finger protein DOF1.4, protein MSGNCEKMVVIPSTTNQWPQVDDHKVLMASFGGSNNSKVMEKPDQELVQQQLQQQTLKCPRCDSSNTKFCYYNNYSLSQPRHFCKACKRYWTRGGTLRNVPVGGGCRKNKRVKRPMTSSSSAAIDTASSSNSSSALTAASQPQIDTAASTSNHINPLFYGLPSCSSDVNLPLFPRFGSRISSSGFDLQLNNALGLGFSSGVVSNEPSENNSFRNGFGSNNALLSSYNSIFGSSSSSTSTTPALSSLXSSTLLQQKFIGSGLKDGADSNTFQHGLGLTPLEQXQMXSDNSEAGMVSLKDVKVELGQNSRLEWNGACQNQIQHVGMYDPSLYWXNSATALGVWNDQAANIGS, encoded by the exons ATGTCGGGTAACTGTGAGAAAATGGTAGTCATCCCTTCAACGACCAACCAATGGCCACAG GTGGATGATCACAAGGTCTTGATGGCTTCCTTCGGTGGAAGTAACAATAGTAAGGTAATGGAAAAACCAGATCAAGAGCTTGTGCAGCAGCAGCTGCAACAACAAACCCTCAAGTGCCCTCGTTGTGACTCATCAAACACTAAGTTCTGCTACTACAACAATTACAGTTTGTCTCAGCCACGACACTTCTGCAAAGCCTGCAAGCGCTACTGGACAAGAGGTGGAACCCTCAGGAACGTTCCTGTTGGTGGTGGGTGCAGAAAAAACAAGCGTGTTAAGCGTCCAATGACAAGCTCTTCTTCTGCTGCCATTGACACTGCTTCTTCTTCTAATTCTTCTTCTGCTCTCACCGCCGCTTCGCAACCACAGATCGACACTGCTGCTTCAACCTCGAATCACATCAACCCTTTGTTTTATGGGTTGCCTAGTTGCTCCAGCGATGTGAATCTTCCGCTGTTCCCTAGGTTTGGCTCCAGAATCTCCAGTTCCGGGTTTGATCTTCAGCTGAATAATGCCCTTGGATTAGGTTTTTCATCCGGGGTTGTGTCAAATGAACCTAGTGAGAATAATAGCTTTAGAAACGGGTTTGGTTCTAATAACGCGCTTCTTTCAAGTTATAATTCCATCTTTGgttcttcttcaagttctacATCCACTACTCCAGCTTTGTCTTCACTGNTGAGCTCTACTTTGCTTCAACAGAAGTTTATCGGCAGTGGGTTGAAAGATGGTGCTGATAGCAACACTTTCCAGCATGGCTTAGGCTTAACCCCACTAGAGCAGNTGCAAATGNCGAGTGATAACAGTGAGGCAGGGATGGTGTCTTTAAAAGATGTGAAAGTAGAATTAGGACAAAACAGCAGGTTGGAGTGGAATGGTGCTTGTCAAAACCAGATCCAGCATGTGGGCATGTACGATCCGTCGCTTTATTGGANTAATTCAGCAACAGCTTTGGGTGTTTGGAACGATCAAGCTGCGAATATCGGTTCTTAA